A genomic window from Streptococcus sanguinis includes:
- a CDS encoding ATP-dependent Clp protease ATP-binding subunit: MNNNYNNFNNMDDLFNQLMGRMGGYNSEHRRYLINGREVTPEEFAQYRATGKLPGQGAGEQTSQTAAQGPKQDGILAKLGRNLTQEARDGKLDPVIGRNKEIQETAEILSRRTKNNPVLVGDAGVGKTAVVEGLAQAIVNGDVPAAIKNKEIISVDISGLEAGTQYRGSFEENIQNLVNEVKEAGNIILFFDEIHQILGAGSIGGDSGSKGMADILKPALSRGELTIIGATTQDEYRNTILKNAALARRFNEVKVNAPSAEDTYQILRGIRDLYEKHHNVILPDEVLKAAVDYSVQYIPQRSLPDKAIDLVDVTAAHLAAQHPVTDVHAVEHEIAEQKDKQEAAVEKEDYEAALNAKTRIEELEKKIQNHTEDMKVTATINDVAESVERMTGVPVSQMGASDIERLKGMNDRLKAKVIGQDKAVEAVARAIRRNRAGFDEGNRPIGSFLFVGPTGVGKTELAKQLALDMFGTKEAIIRLDMSEYSDRTAVSKLIGTTAGYVGYDDNSNTLTERVRRNPYSIILLDEIEKADPQVITLLLQVLDDGRLTDGQGNTVNFKNTVIIATSNAGFGYEAGLEEDAEKPDLMDRLKAYFRPEFLNRFNAVIEFSHLKKEDLMEIVNLMLIEVNQTLSKKEIDLAVSDAAKEFLRDAGYDQVMGVRPLRRVIEQQIRDKVTDFHLDNLDAKHLTADLEDGVLVIREKGAAASEEDKQAE, encoded by the coding sequence ATGAACAACAACTACAACAATTTTAACAATATGGACGACCTTTTCAACCAACTCATGGGGCGCATGGGCGGCTACAACAGCGAACACCGGCGCTACTTGATTAATGGTAGAGAGGTCACACCGGAAGAGTTTGCTCAGTATCGGGCTACTGGCAAGCTCCCCGGTCAAGGAGCAGGTGAGCAGACTAGCCAGACTGCTGCTCAGGGACCTAAGCAGGATGGTATCCTGGCTAAGCTAGGTCGCAATCTGACCCAAGAAGCGCGTGATGGTAAGTTAGATCCAGTCATTGGGCGCAATAAGGAAATCCAAGAAACTGCTGAAATCCTTTCCCGCCGGACTAAGAATAATCCTGTATTGGTCGGAGATGCAGGTGTCGGAAAGACAGCTGTCGTAGAAGGATTGGCTCAGGCTATCGTCAATGGTGATGTGCCAGCGGCCATCAAGAACAAGGAGATTATTTCTGTTGATATTTCTGGTCTAGAAGCTGGTACTCAATATCGTGGTAGCTTTGAAGAAAATATCCAAAACTTGGTCAATGAAGTCAAGGAAGCCGGCAACATTATCCTCTTCTTTGATGAAATCCATCAAATCCTAGGAGCAGGATCTATCGGTGGAGATAGTGGCTCTAAGGGCATGGCGGATATTCTCAAACCAGCACTTTCTCGCGGTGAGCTGACCATTATCGGGGCTACTACTCAGGACGAGTACCGTAACACCATTCTCAAAAATGCAGCTCTGGCTCGCCGGTTCAATGAAGTCAAGGTCAATGCACCGTCTGCCGAAGATACTTATCAGATCCTTCGAGGTATTCGGGACCTGTACGAAAAGCACCACAATGTCATCCTGCCGGATGAGGTGCTGAAAGCAGCTGTGGACTACTCTGTTCAGTATATTCCACAGCGGAGCCTGCCAGACAAGGCGATTGACCTGGTCGACGTGACGGCAGCTCACCTGGCAGCCCAGCATCCAGTAACTGATGTTCATGCGGTTGAACATGAGATTGCTGAGCAAAAAGACAAGCAGGAAGCAGCTGTTGAAAAAGAAGATTATGAAGCAGCTCTGAATGCCAAGACCCGCATTGAAGAGCTGGAAAAGAAAATTCAAAACCACACCGAGGACATGAAGGTAACGGCTACGATCAACGATGTAGCAGAGTCTGTTGAGCGGATGACGGGAGTGCCGGTATCTCAGATGGGTGCCAGCGACATTGAGCGCCTCAAGGGCATGAATGACCGTCTCAAAGCCAAAGTTATCGGCCAAGACAAGGCTGTAGAAGCTGTGGCTAGGGCTATCCGCCGTAACCGTGCAGGCTTTGATGAAGGCAACCGTCCAATCGGAAGCTTCCTCTTCGTTGGTCCGACAGGTGTCGGAAAGACTGAGCTTGCTAAACAACTGGCTCTAGATATGTTCGGTACCAAGGAAGCCATCATCCGTCTGGATATGTCTGAATACTCCGACCGGACTGCCGTTTCCAAGCTGATTGGTACCACTGCGGGCTATGTCGGCTATGATGATAACAGCAATACCTTGACTGAGCGTGTGCGCCGCAATCCTTACTCTATCATCCTCTTGGATGAGATTGAAAAGGCGGATCCACAGGTGATTACCCTTCTCCTTCAAGTTCTGGATGACGGTCGTTTGACAGATGGTCAAGGGAATACAGTCAACTTCAAGAACACGGTTATCATTGCAACTTCCAATGCGGGCTTTGGCTATGAAGCAGGCTTGGAAGAGGATGCAGAAAAGCCTGATCTGATGGATCGACTCAAAGCTTATTTCCGTCCAGAGTTCCTCAATCGTTTCAATGCAGTTATTGAGTTCTCTCATCTCAAGAAAGAAGATTTGATGGAGATTGTGAATCTCATGCTGATTGAAGTAAATCAAACCTTGAGCAAGAAAGAAATTGATCTGGCAGTATCTGATGCAGCTAAGGAATTCCTGCGCGATGCTGGTTATGACCAGGTCATGGGTGTTCGTCCGCTCCGTCGTGTCATCGAGCAGCAAATTCGTGACAAGGTGACTGACTTCCACTTGGATAATCTAGATGCTAAGCACTTGACGGCCGATTTGGAAGATGGTGTCTTGGTTATCCGGGAAAAAGGCGCTGCCGCATCTGAAGAAGACAAGCAGGCAGAATAA
- a CDS encoding beta-lactamase family protein, with amino-acid sequence MTTFLKSRQLYEASILAYQGDQLYLEENKGQMTSDTPFAIASISKLYTDAIVFQLIDQGKLTYNTGLTDILPPEVTKHLPQAEQVTVRHLLDQISGFPNYEMDRQTNGKVLIDDLYKADWRVAFEEALEMIAELPARLCLDGDKAYYADINAMLLGKMAETVTGQTAEQLLEHIICQPPQLSQTHWATGHEKLAPLYNGQQTIAFQAYLSSQVYQGGIVATNRELMTFIRAFFTGRLFAKSHIQQPAFRPIQFRPLKYGSGMMQLTISSFMSLFFGGAHEIRGHSGITGSFAFYCPEKDVFVTGTFNQTKKRPYPTIFRAIAASVKRQKDLKQER; translated from the coding sequence ATGACAACTTTTCTAAAAAGCAGGCAACTTTATGAAGCCAGTATATTAGCCTATCAAGGGGATCAACTCTATTTGGAAGAAAACAAGGGACAGATGACGAGTGACACGCCTTTTGCCATTGCCAGTATTTCCAAGTTATATACTGATGCGATTGTTTTCCAACTGATTGACCAAGGAAAGCTGACCTATAATACAGGCTTGACGGATATTTTACCGCCAGAAGTGACCAAGCATTTGCCTCAAGCTGAGCAGGTCACTGTACGACATCTACTAGATCAAATATCCGGCTTTCCGAATTATGAAATGGATCGTCAAACAAATGGTAAGGTTTTGATAGATGACTTGTACAAAGCCGATTGGCGGGTAGCTTTTGAAGAAGCCCTGGAAATGATAGCAGAATTGCCAGCTAGATTATGTCTGGATGGAGATAAAGCCTACTACGCTGATATCAATGCTATGCTCTTAGGAAAAATGGCTGAAACAGTGACTGGCCAGACCGCTGAGCAACTATTAGAACACATCATTTGCCAGCCGCCTCAGCTTAGTCAGACCCATTGGGCGACAGGCCATGAGAAACTTGCTCCCCTATACAATGGCCAGCAAACTATAGCTTTTCAAGCCTATCTTTCCAGTCAAGTCTACCAAGGCGGTATTGTGGCGACTAACAGGGAGTTAATGACCTTTATCCGTGCTTTCTTTACTGGCAGATTGTTTGCAAAGTCCCATATTCAGCAGCCGGCTTTTCGCCCTATTCAATTCCGCCCTCTTAAGTATGGCAGCGGTATGATGCAGCTGACAATCAGCTCTTTCATGTCTCTCTTTTTCGGTGGCGCGCATGAAATTCGCGGTCATAGTGGGATAACAGGAAGTTTCGCCTTTTATTGTCCAGAAAAGGATGTCTTTGTAACAGGTACGTTCAACCAGACAAAAAAACGTCCCTACCCTACCATTTTTCGGGCTATTGCGGCCAGTGTCAAGAGACAGAAGGATTTAAAACAAGAGAGATGA
- a CDS encoding IS30 family transposase — protein sequence MTYTHLTTNELVMIEAYYKEGIKVTDILKALGRSKQTIYNVINYLKEEHSAYDYYNRYKINKKRCGRNKTRLTQAEKDFIQTHLNLSWSLDVIKGAYPDRISCSMRTLYRLADRGILKKEDLPWKGKRKPNGHSEKRGKQAFRRDLRERAAIYPNFKTEFGHLEGDTIVGEKHKSAVITLVERLSKAIITLKTNGRKASDIEVSINQWLSQVPSHLFKSITFDCGKEFSNWKSISNAHDIDIFFADPGCPGQRGLNEHSNGLLRRNGLPKQMDFTAISQNYLSAIADKRNRIPRKSLNYQTPYQVFLSYLKSLT from the coding sequence ATGACCTATACACATCTTACCACAAACGAGCTTGTAATGATAGAGGCTTACTACAAAGAAGGTATAAAAGTTACAGATATTCTAAAAGCTCTTGGAAGATCAAAACAGACCATCTACAATGTCATCAACTATCTGAAAGAGGAGCACTCTGCTTATGATTACTATAACCGATATAAAATCAATAAGAAACGCTGTGGCAGGAATAAAACAAGGCTTACACAAGCAGAAAAAGATTTTATCCAAACTCATTTAAATCTAAGCTGGAGCCTTGATGTCATTAAGGGAGCTTATCCAGATAGGATTTCTTGTTCTATGAGAACTCTCTATCGACTAGCAGACCGTGGTATTCTAAAGAAAGAGGATCTCCCTTGGAAAGGCAAAAGAAAACCAAATGGTCATAGCGAAAAACGAGGAAAACAAGCGTTTCGCAGAGATTTACGTGAGAGAGCAGCCATTTATCCTAATTTTAAGACAGAATTTGGTCATCTAGAAGGGGATACCATTGTTGGCGAGAAACACAAAAGTGCGGTTATTACTTTGGTAGAACGCCTCTCAAAAGCCATCATCACACTGAAAACTAATGGACGGAAAGCAAGTGATATTGAGGTTTCCATCAATCAATGGTTGTCTCAAGTCCCCAGCCATCTCTTTAAGTCGATAACTTTTGATTGTGGGAAAGAATTTTCTAATTGGAAGTCTATTTCGAATGCGCATGACATTGATATTTTCTTTGCGGATCCAGGCTGTCCTGGTCAAAGAGGCCTCAATGAACATTCTAATGGCTTATTAAGACGAAATGGATTACCGAAACAAATGGATTTTACTGCTATTTCTCAAAATTATTTATCAGCTATCGCTGATAAAAGAAATAGAATTCCTAGGAAATCTTTAAATTATCAAACACCATACCAAGTTTTTCTGAGTTACTTGAAAAGTCTAACTTAA
- a CDS encoding CPBP family intramembrane metalloprotease, which yields MIVIFLGLMTQGIRVTDVKVEFTAYLGILLTQIGTQFIKNIFEESVWRAYLTNQLIKLKLSDLKLYLLVGFIWWIWHLPYIMKFLSEREIQNTLPVGRFTFFLIGMITVACWTVMYTEIFRITKSVWPLVIMHTMEDAVINPLLLLGFVSVEKNQAFLFSLSVGMIPTILYLTVGLAIRKWRKKQEYGKTS from the coding sequence ATGATAGTGATATTCTTGGGATTGATGACACAAGGCATCAGAGTGACAGATGTGAAGGTCGAGTTCACGGCCTATCTTGGAATCTTGCTAACACAGATAGGGACTCAATTCATAAAAAATATTTTTGAAGAATCTGTTTGGAGGGCATATCTTACCAATCAATTAATCAAATTAAAATTATCCGACTTAAAACTATATCTACTTGTTGGCTTTATCTGGTGGATTTGGCATCTGCCTTACATTATGAAGTTTCTGTCTGAGAGAGAAATCCAAAATACCTTGCCGGTTGGAAGGTTTACATTTTTCCTTATCGGGATGATAACTGTTGCATGCTGGACGGTCATGTATACAGAGATTTTTAGAATTACCAAATCTGTTTGGCCGCTGGTAATTATGCATACTATGGAAGATGCAGTTATAAATCCTTTACTATTACTAGGATTTGTCTCGGTAGAAAAAAATCAGGCTTTCCTCTTCTCGCTTTCAGTGGGGATGATTCCGACTATTCTTTATTTAACAGTCGGTCTAGCTATACGGAAATGGAGGAAAAAACAGGAATACGGAAAGACGAGCTAA
- a CDS encoding PTS ascorbate transporter subunit IIC codes for MNILLNILNWFSQNILQNPAFFVGLLVLIGYALLKKPAHDVFAGFIKATVGYLILNAGAAGLVNTFRPILAALNFKFKIGAAVIDPYFGLTAANTKIAEEFPSFVGTATTALLIGFGFNILLVAFRKVTKIRTLFITGHIMVQQAATVSLMVLLLVPQLRNSWGTLAIGLLCGLYWAVSSNMTVEATQRLTGGGGFAIGHQQQFAIWFVDKVAPFFGKKEENLDNLKLPKFLSIFHDTVVASATLMLVFFGAILLVLGPDVMANKEVITTGTPFDPAKQDFYMYIIQTAFTFSVYLFILMQGVRMFVSELTNAFQGISSKLLPGSFPAVDVAASYGFGSPNAVLSGFAFGLVGQLITIVLLIVFKNPILIITGFVPVFFDNAAIAVYADKRGGWKAALVLSFISGVLQVALGALCVALLGLASYGGYHGNIDFEIPWLVFGYIFKYLGIIGYALVCFFFLLIPQLQFARAKDKEAYYQGQVQAED; via the coding sequence ATGAATATCCTTCTTAATATTCTAAATTGGTTCTCGCAGAACATTCTGCAAAATCCAGCTTTCTTCGTTGGCCTTTTAGTGCTAATCGGTTATGCATTGCTTAAGAAACCGGCCCATGATGTGTTCGCCGGTTTCATTAAAGCCACGGTCGGCTATTTGATTCTTAATGCCGGAGCAGCCGGTCTGGTGAATACTTTCCGGCCAATTCTGGCAGCCCTGAACTTTAAGTTCAAAATCGGGGCGGCGGTGATTGATCCTTACTTTGGATTGACAGCGGCGAATACAAAGATTGCGGAAGAATTTCCAAGCTTTGTTGGGACAGCCACAACAGCTCTCTTGATCGGCTTTGGCTTCAACATCCTATTAGTAGCTTTCCGTAAGGTTACTAAGATTCGGACTCTCTTCATCACTGGTCATATCATGGTTCAGCAGGCTGCTACTGTATCACTGATGGTGCTCTTGCTGGTGCCGCAGCTGCGCAATAGCTGGGGAACTTTGGCTATCGGCCTTCTCTGTGGTCTCTATTGGGCTGTTAGCTCCAATATGACTGTCGAAGCTACTCAGCGTTTGACTGGCGGTGGTGGTTTCGCCATCGGCCACCAGCAGCAATTTGCCATCTGGTTTGTTGATAAGGTTGCTCCTTTCTTTGGTAAAAAAGAAGAAAATCTGGACAATCTGAAGTTGCCTAAGTTCCTGTCTATCTTCCATGATACAGTTGTTGCTTCTGCAACTTTGATGCTAGTCTTCTTCGGTGCCATCCTCTTAGTCTTGGGCCCAGATGTTATGGCCAACAAAGAAGTTATCACGACAGGTACACCATTTGACCCTGCCAAGCAAGACTTCTATATGTATATCATTCAGACAGCCTTTACCTTCTCTGTCTATCTCTTCATCCTCATGCAAGGGGTGCGTATGTTCGTATCTGAGCTGACTAATGCCTTTCAAGGTATTTCAAGCAAGCTTTTGCCAGGTTCCTTCCCTGCGGTGGATGTGGCAGCGTCTTATGGATTTGGCTCACCAAATGCCGTTCTCTCTGGCTTTGCCTTTGGTTTGGTTGGTCAGCTGATTACCATTGTACTATTGATTGTTTTCAAAAATCCAATCCTGATTATCACTGGTTTCGTTCCTGTTTTCTTTGACAATGCAGCGATTGCAGTCTATGCCGATAAACGTGGTGGCTGGAAAGCAGCCCTTGTCCTATCATTTATTTCAGGTGTGCTGCAGGTAGCCCTTGGTGCTCTCTGCGTGGCACTGCTGGGCTTGGCTTCTTATGGCGGATATCACGGTAATATCGACTTTGAAATTCCATGGTTAGTTTTTGGCTACATCTTCAAATATCTGGGAATTATCGGTTATGCTCTGGTTTGCTTCTTCTTCCTGCTCATTCCTCAGCTGCAATTCGCTAGAGCTAAGGATAAGGAAGCCTACTATCAAGGTCAGGTACAGGCAGAAGACTAA
- a CDS encoding PTS sugar transporter subunit IIB, with translation MVKVLTACGNGMGSSMVIKMKVENALRNLGQTDFTVNSCSVGEAKSLASGYDIVIASLHLIHELEGRTNGKLIGLDNLMDDKEITEKLSQVL, from the coding sequence ATGGTTAAAGTATTAACAGCATGCGGAAATGGCATGGGATCATCTATGGTGATTAAAATGAAAGTGGAAAATGCACTTCGTAATTTGGGACAAACAGACTTTACAGTCAATTCTTGCAGTGTCGGAGAAGCTAAAAGCTTAGCTTCGGGCTACGATATTGTCATTGCTTCTCTGCATTTAATCCATGAATTGGAAGGCCGAACCAATGGAAAATTAATCGGCTTGGACAACCTGATGGATGATAAGGAAATCACTGAAAAATTAAGTCAGGTATTGTAA
- a CDS encoding PTS ascorbate transporter subunit IIA (phosphoenolpyruvate-dependent sugar phosphotransferase system; functions with enzymes IIB (sgaB; ulaB) and IIC (sgaT; ulaA) enzyme I and HPr for anaerobic utilization and uptake of L-ascorbate; sgaTBA are regulated by yifQ as well as Crp and Fnr; IIB is phosphorylated by IIA and then transfers the phosphoryl group to the sugar; IIC forms the translocation channel): MNLKQALTDNKSIRLGLSAATWQEAVKLAVEPLIESGAVQPQYYDAIVDSTEEYGPYYILMPGMAMPHARPEAGVNRDAFSLITLIEPVTFSDGKEVSVLLSLAATSSKIHTSVAIPQIIALFELENSIERIKACKSDEEVLALIEESKDSPYLQGLDLDS; encoded by the coding sequence ATGAATTTAAAACAAGCATTGACAGACAACAAGTCTATTCGTTTGGGTCTTTCAGCCGCAACTTGGCAGGAAGCGGTCAAACTGGCTGTAGAGCCCTTGATTGAGAGCGGTGCTGTTCAGCCTCAGTACTACGATGCTATCGTCGATTCGACAGAAGAATATGGACCTTATTACATTCTCATGCCGGGCATGGCGATGCCTCATGCCAGACCAGAGGCTGGGGTTAATCGCGACGCTTTCTCCCTGATCACACTGATAGAACCAGTCACTTTTTCAGATGGCAAGGAGGTTAGTGTTCTGCTTTCTTTGGCGGCTACCAGCTCCAAGATTCATACCAGCGTGGCCATTCCGCAGATTATTGCACTTTTTGAGCTGGAAAATTCCATTGAGCGGATTAAGGCTTGCAAGAGTGATGAAGAAGTGCTGGCTCTGATAGAGGAATCAAAGGACAGTCCTTACTTGCAGGGCTTGGATCTGGATTCCTGA
- a CDS encoding 3-dehydro-L-gulonate-6-phosphate decarboxylase, which translates to MSKQIPNLQVALDHSDLQGAIKAAVSVGHEVDVIEAGTVCLLQVGSELVEVLRSLFPEKIIVADTKCADAGGTVAKNNAVRGADWMTCICSATIPTMKAALKAIQEERGQRGEIQVELYGDWTYEQAQTWLDAGISQAIYHQSRDALLAGETWGEKDLNKVKKLIEMGFRVSVTGGLNIDTLKLFEGVDVFTFIAGRGITEAEDPAAAARAFKDEIKRIWG; encoded by the coding sequence ATGTCAAAACAGATTCCAAATTTACAGGTAGCATTGGATCATTCGGATTTGCAGGGAGCCATCAAGGCTGCTGTTTCTGTCGGCCATGAAGTAGATGTGATTGAGGCAGGAACGGTCTGTCTCTTGCAGGTGGGAAGCGAGCTTGTTGAAGTGCTCCGTAGTCTTTTTCCAGAGAAAATCATCGTGGCTGATACCAAGTGTGCGGATGCTGGCGGAACCGTAGCTAAAAACAATGCAGTACGTGGTGCAGATTGGATGACCTGTATCTGCTCAGCAACTATTCCAACCATGAAGGCAGCCTTGAAAGCTATTCAGGAAGAGCGCGGCCAACGTGGGGAAATTCAGGTCGAACTCTATGGAGACTGGACCTATGAACAGGCTCAGACTTGGCTGGATGCAGGTATTTCGCAGGCTATTTACCACCAATCCCGCGACGCTCTTTTGGCTGGGGAAACTTGGGGAGAAAAGGATCTTAATAAGGTCAAGAAACTGATTGAGATGGGCTTCCGTGTATCAGTGACAGGCGGTCTGAATATTGATACGCTCAAACTCTTTGAAGGAGTTGATGTCTTCACTTTTATTGCCGGCCGCGGCATTACCGAAGCTGAAGATCCAGCTGCTGCTGCGCGGGCCTTTAAAGATGAAATCAAGCGAATTTGGGGGTAG
- a CDS encoding L-ribulose-5-phosphate 3-epimerase, with amino-acid sequence MARPIGIYEKATPKHFSWPERLAFAKELGFDFVEMSVDESDERLARLSWSKEQRLELVKAIYESGVRIPTICFSGHRRYPLGSNDPELEAKSLETMKQCIELAQDLGVRVIQLAGYDVYYEEKSPATRARFLKNLRQACDWAEQAQVMLAIEIMDDPFINSIEKYLAVAKEINSPYLFVYPDTGNVSAWHNDLYSEFLLGHQAIAALHLKDTYAVTEQSKGQFRDVPFGKGCVDWEEMFAVLKQTNYQGPFLIEMWSENCETVEETKAAIQEAKDFLYPLIEKAGLM; translated from the coding sequence ATGGCACGTCCAATTGGAATTTATGAAAAGGCGACACCCAAGCATTTTTCTTGGCCTGAGCGTTTAGCTTTTGCCAAAGAACTAGGCTTTGACTTTGTCGAAATGTCGGTGGATGAGTCGGATGAACGTCTAGCTCGCCTTTCCTGGTCTAAGGAGCAGAGGCTAGAGTTAGTAAAGGCCATTTATGAAAGCGGCGTCCGCATTCCGACCATATGCTTTAGCGGGCATCGGCGCTACCCGCTGGGTTCCAATGATCCAGAGCTGGAAGCTAAGTCACTGGAAACTATGAAGCAGTGTATCGAGCTGGCTCAGGACTTGGGAGTACGGGTCATTCAGCTAGCAGGCTACGATGTTTATTATGAGGAGAAATCTCCTGCAACTCGTGCCCGCTTCCTGAAAAACCTCCGCCAGGCTTGTGATTGGGCGGAGCAGGCTCAGGTCATGCTGGCGATTGAGATTATGGATGATCCTTTTATCAACAGCATTGAGAAATATCTGGCTGTCGCGAAAGAAATCAATTCGCCTTATCTCTTTGTCTATCCGGATACAGGAAATGTCTCTGCCTGGCACAATGACCTTTACAGTGAGTTTCTGCTGGGACATCAAGCCATTGCAGCCCTACATTTGAAAGATACCTATGCCGTGACCGAGCAGTCCAAAGGCCAGTTTCGTGATGTGCCTTTTGGCAAGGGCTGCGTTGACTGGGAAGAAATGTTTGCTGTCCTCAAGCAGACCAATTATCAGGGGCCTTTCCTTATCGAAATGTGGTCTGAAAACTGTGAGACAGTAGAAGAAACAAAAGCAGCCATTCAGGAAGCCAAAGACTTCCTCTATCCACTCATTGAGAAAGCGGGGTTGATGTAA
- a CDS encoding L-ribulose-5-phosphate 4-epimerase, protein MLLPELRKRVYDANVALPQHGLVKFTWGNVSAIDREDGYIVIKPSGVPYEKLSPENMVVTDLDGRVVEGELNPSSDLPTHVELYKAFLKIGGVVHTHSTEAVGWAQAGRDIPFYGTTHADYFYGPIPAARSLTEDEINRAYELETGSVIIETFRERDIDPMAVPGVTVRNHGPFTWGKSPEEAVYHSVVLEEVAKMARFTEQINPRVEPAPKYLMDKHYLRKHGPNAYYGQKG, encoded by the coding sequence ATGCTCTTACCAGAATTGAGAAAACGTGTTTATGATGCCAATGTAGCCCTGCCCCAGCACGGTTTGGTCAAATTTACCTGGGGCAATGTCTCTGCGATTGACCGAGAGGATGGCTACATCGTGATTAAGCCTAGCGGAGTCCCTTATGAAAAGCTGTCGCCAGAAAATATGGTAGTTACAGATTTGGACGGGCGTGTTGTAGAAGGAGAGCTTAATCCTTCCTCTGACCTTCCAACCCATGTGGAACTCTATAAGGCCTTCCTTAAGATTGGCGGAGTTGTTCATACACACTCGACAGAGGCTGTTGGCTGGGCTCAGGCTGGTCGGGATATTCCTTTTTACGGGACGACTCATGCGGACTATTTCTATGGTCCCATTCCAGCGGCTCGTTCTCTGACTGAGGATGAAATCAACCGCGCCTATGAGTTGGAAACAGGTAGTGTGATTATCGAGACCTTCCGCGAGCGCGACATTGACCCAATGGCAGTGCCTGGCGTCACCGTGCGCAACCACGGTCCTTTCACTTGGGGTAAGTCGCCGGAAGAAGCAGTCTATCATAGTGTTGTACTGGAAGAAGTGGCTAAGATGGCACGTTTTACAGAGCAGATTAATCCACGTGTCGAGCCAGCACCTAAATATCTGATGGACAAGCACTATTTGCGCAAACACGGTCCTAATGCCTATTATGGACAGAAAGGCTAA